A DNA window from Eremothecium cymbalariae DBVPG#7215 chromosome 3, complete sequence contains the following coding sequences:
- the SGA1 gene encoding glucan 1,4-alpha-glucosidase (similar to Ashbya gossypii ADL225W): MGKFQKTITSHHSRSHRLVRSPWALTAISFAIIWFFHDAFSSFYPISLRLGNDSSAMRSKGLEAKTIVTVLDFNNRTVLSIGASNKHIQLNQITPSTISRADFSKWIEEQKEISLENMLTNIGDSRLNNGLVSTEGVAEGVVVASTSKEHPDYFYQWTRDGAITVNTVVNILVDTPRVNITLVGTVLKYINNTYVLQRVQNPSGSFEDDLSGLGEPKFMVDNSQFTGSWGRPQNDGPALRVITIMNFLNYLKGNNLTLEDAATMYRSYYGTDSLPLTFQNEQELFSKVIYYDLVYIMENWFKESFDLWEEVIGIHFFTTLCQLKALKLSFLHISNGVFKADVLFLERLQSIIDAVTTFMIKDSGFLNHNLNFIVETPSILGQRSGLNIGSLIGSILTHDELDFEPSSIGAVPFNIDHPAILNVLYEMVKRMSILYPINHGRANLNMGVGLGRYPEDIYNGIGVSEANPWFLATSTAAEMMYKFVYQHYKSSKDLVIELDNDNWNCAFWSLIFNGLSSISKTEARLIIPFNSPAYHQTMHSIVSYGDSFLDEVRLHVSEEGEMSEQFNKYTGFLQGARHLTWSYGAFLSSIRWRDKVQNYC; the protein is encoded by the coding sequence ATGGGGAAATTTCAGAAAACAATTACTAGCCATCATTCTAGGAGTCATAGATTGGTGCGTTCTCCATGGGCCCTAACGGCGATAAGTTTTGCAATAATCTGGTTCTTCCATGATGCTTTCAGCTCATTTTATCCAATCAGCTTGCGGCTTGGCAATGACTCTAGTGCCATGAGATCAAAAGGATTGGAAGCAAAGACTATAGTAACTGTACTTGACTTCAATAACAGGACAGTCTTATCAATTGGCGCATCTAACAAGCACATTCAGTTGAATCAAATAACGCCTAGTACGATTTCCAGGGCGGATTTTTCGAAGTGGATCGAAGAACAAAAGGAGATCAGTTTGGAAAATATGTTGACGAATATTGGTGATTCTAGATTGAATAACGGATTAGTTTCTACTGAAGGTGTTGCAGAAGGTGTTGTGGTTGCATCTACTTCCAAAGAGCATCCAGATTATTTTTACCAGTGGACTAGAGATGGTGCTATCACCGTTAACACTGTTGTGAATATATTAGTAGACACACCACGTGTCAACATTACCCTTGTAGGTACAGTTTTAAAGTATATCAACAACACGTATGTGTTGCAGAGGGTCCAAAATCCTAGCGGTtcctttgaagatgatCTATCTGGCCTAGGGGAACCCAAGTTTATGGTGGATAATTCTCAATTTACTGGGAGTTGGGGTAGACCTCAGAATGATGGTCCTGCTTTGAGAGTAATAACTATCATGAATTTCTTGAACTACTTAAAAGGGAATAATTTAACTTTGGAAGATGCTGCAACAATGTACAGATCTTATTATGGCACAGATTCACTACCGTTGACATTCCAAAACGAACAGGAGTTATTTAGTAAAGTGATATACTATGATTTGGTATACATTATGGAAAATTGGTTTAAGGAGAGTTTCGATTTATGGGAAGAAGTAATTGGTATACATTTTTTCACCACTCTATGCCAATTAAAGGCTTTAAAATTAAGTTTTTTGCATATTTCAAATGGGGTCTTTAAAGCAGatgttttatttcttgAGCGATTACAGTCAATTATAGATGCTGTTACAACGTTTATGATAAAGGACAGCGGATTTCTAAACCATAATTTGAACTTTATTGTCGAAACCCCTAGCATTTTGGGCCAGCGTTCTGGTCTAAACATTGGTTCATTGATTGGAAGTATCTTAACGCACGATGAGCTTGACTTTGAACCATCATCAATCGGTGCTGTACCATTTAATATTGATCACCCGGCTATCCTTAATGTATTGTACGAGATGGTAAAGAGAATGAGTATTTTGTACCCTATCAACCACGGAAGGGCTAATCTCAACATGGGCGTCGGTTTAGGGAGATATCCAGAGGATATCTATAATGGAATAGGCGTTTCTGAGGCCAACCCATGGTTTTTAGCTACCTCCACGGCTGCAGAAATGATGTACAAATTTGTGTATCAACACTAtaaatcatcaaaagatTTGGTAATTGAATTGGACAACGATAATTGGAACTGTGCATTTTGGAGTCTGATATTCAATGGTTTAAGTTCTATTAGTAAAACTGAAGCTCGGTTAATTATTCCATTTAATAGCCCTGCATACCATCAAACAATGCATTCTATTGTCAGTTATGGAGACTCCTTTTTGGATGAAGTGAGACTACATGTTAGCGAAGAAGGTGAAATGAGCGAacaattcaacaaatatacCGGATTTTTACAAGGCGCTAGACATTTAACTTGGTCGTATGGCGCCTTTTTAAGTAGCATTCGCTGGAGAGATAAAGTACAAAACTactgttga
- the FMC1 gene encoding Fmc1p (similar to Ashbya gossypii ADL224C) — MNVNNSGLVSSYRPLIRALVKASKRSHIEQIKQDIKKEITVLTYKKIQTVREQADMKDSNEKLNLLKLSHSLSKQIEDLKSQDPSKSKKLFFYPHSKELRSIIMSDPVSRGVFEKRLEHLMDVAAFVKNQMEYDILIDRYNPGLGMSQEEKVRRTANKVGLQVPEDVL, encoded by the coding sequence ATGAATGTGAATAATTCAGGACTGGTGTCAAGTTACAGGCCTTTAATAAGGGCTTTGGTTAAGGCTAGTAAAAGGAGCCATATTGAACAGATAAAACAGGATATCAAAAAAGAGATTACTGTTCTAACATATAAGAAGATTCAAACAGTAAGAGAACAAGCAGACATGAAGGATTCTAATGAGaaattaaatttattaaagcTATCGCACTCCCTTTCGAAGCAAATTGAGGATTTAAAATCTCAAGATCCAAGTAAATCtaaaaagttgtttttttatcCACATTCAAAGGAGCTAAGGTCTATAATAATGTCTGATCCTGTTAGTAGGGGGGTGTTTGAAAAGAGGCTGGAACATTTAATGGATGTTGCAGCTTTTGtgaaaaatcaaatggaATACGATATATTAATTGACCGTTATAATCCAGGTTTGGGAATGTCTCAGGAGGAGAAAGTTAGAAGGACCGCTAATAAGGTCGGTCTTCAAGTTCCTGAAGACGTTTTGTAG
- the IDH1 gene encoding isocitrate dehydrogenase (NAD(+)) IDH1 (similar to Ashbya gossypii ADL223W) has protein sequence MLRNTFVQISKRRFALASGQLLPKKYGGRYTVTLIPGDGVGKEVTDSVVNIFEAENVPIDWESVELSGLEENMEGVQKAVESLKRNKVGLKGIWSTPADQTGHGSLNVAFRKQLDIFANVALFKSFPGVKTKLKDVDLVIIRENTEGEYSGLEHESVPGVVESLKIMTKAKSERIARFAFDFALKNNRRSVCAVHKANIMKLGDGLFRNTVNEIGAKEYPELEVKSIIVDNASMQAVAKPHQFDVLVTPNLYGSILGNVGAALIGSPGLVPGANFGREYAVFEPGSRHVGLDIKGQDVANPTAMILSSTLMLRHLGLNDYADRISKATYEVIAEGKHTTKDIGGHASTTQFTKAIVDKLSTL, from the coding sequence ATGTTGAGGAATACATTCGTTCAGATCAGCAAGAGAAGGTTTGCTCTTGCCAGCGGGCAGTTATTACCAAAGAAATATGGTGGTCGTTATACAGTTACCTTAATTCCAGGTGATGGTGTTGGTAAGGAAGTTACCGATTCTGTCGTTAACATTTTTGAGGCTGAGAATGTGCCTATCGATTGGGAATCTGTGGAGCTTTCTGGGTTAGAAGAGAACATGGAGGGTGTGCAGAAAGCTGTTGAATCattgaaaagaaacaaGGTTGGTTTGAAAGGTATCTGGTCTACACCAGCGGATCAGACTGGGCATGGTTCACTAAATGTTGCCTTTAGAAAGCAACTAGATATCTTTGCAAATGTGGCATTATTCAAGTCATTTCCAGGTGTGAAGACAAAATTAAAGGACGTCGACCTCGTAATTATAAGGGAGAATACGGAAGGTGAGTACTCCGGTTTGGAGCATGAGTCTGTACCTGGTGTAGTTGAATCCTTGAAAATCATGACCAAGGCTAAATCTGAGCGAATTGCTAGATTTGCGTTTGATTTTGCCTTAAAGAACAATAGGAGGTCGGTCTGTGCAGTGCACAAAGCTaatataatgaagttgGGTGATGGTTTGTTCAGAAATACAGTCAATGAAATTGGTGCTAAGGAGTATCCTGAACTTGAAGTCAAGAGCATTATTGTTGACAATGCTTCGATGCAAGCGGTTGCAAAGCCTCACCAATTCGACGTTCTAGTGACACCTAACTTATACGGTTCTATTTTGGGTAATGTGGGCGCTGCTTTAATCGGGAGTCCTGGTTTGGTTCCAGGTGCCAACTTTGGTAGAGAATACGCGGTTTTTGAGCCCGGTTCTAGACACGTTGGGCTGGACATTAAGGGACAAGATGTAGCTAACCCAACTGCTATGATCTTATCATCTACCTTAATGTTGAGACACTTGGGATTGAACGATTACGCGGACAGAATTTCAAAGGCCACTTACGAAGTTATTGCTGAAGGTAAACATACAACCAAAGACATTGGTGGACACGCTTCTACCACCCAGTTTACGAAGGCTATCGTTGACAAACTGTCAACTTTATGA
- the FYV10 gene encoding glucose-induced degradation complex subunit FYV10 (similar to Ashbya gossypii ADL222W) — MSIMNEPTVDFHLKLNEQQFHIPSELLKRNLKQCQRLIDKESAALQKNFSELDDLISNPNNDASSIAKLNDIILGIEKLERKLSKRVNVELQLLQRIQARIKYYKDLDDIKKSKESNRLIEWYQLYTNLLIGDYLTRNGNSYEGADDISCGSTPPPARLKRKLSSASSQLTNATTTNEHERPIVNPGVEYLKQQGLDLLLDYDILLTTNRISKQLTINHELGPLLDWIKENNTYLKNTSSTLEFEARFQEYIEYVKVEDYTRAIVCFQKYLVKFLYLNPVDLQLAAGLLVFIKTCKSNMSSYIPTPNADDLMKQQSVLQAKEDCWSFFFLQLPNSSKKNTKTDINVKANSLTNTLDIKRYMELLDDKRWDRLNEMFLKAYYSMYGISYHDPLLIYLSLGISSLKTKDCLHEQKAFVSPDSGLSHYLSTEVLRNNCPVCSSEFAPIAEKLPYAHQVQSRLFENPVMLPSGNVYDAEKLKTLAQTLRKRNLVVLNEDEILDPIAGNTYTLNEFITMYPT; from the coding sequence ATGTCGATAATGAATGAACCCACTGTGGACTTCCATTTGAAGTTAAATGAGCAACAATTTCATATACCAAGTGAATTATTAAAACGTAATTTGAAGCAATGTCAGAGACTCATAGATAAGGAATCAGCTGCGTTACAAAAGAACTTTTCTGAATTGGATGATTTAATAAGTAATCCTAATAATGATGCAAGTAGTATTGCGAAGTTAAATGATATTATATTGGGaattgaaaagttggaGCGCAAGTTGTCAAAGAGAGTTAATGTTGAGTTACAGCTTTTGCAACGTATACAAGCACGAATCAAATACTACAAAGATCTAGATGACATTAAGAAAAGTAAAGAATCAAACAGATTGATTGAATGGTATCAATTATATacaaatttattaattgGTGATTACTTGACGAGGAATGGCAATTCTTATGAGGGGGCTGATGACATTAGCTGCGGTTCGACCCCCCCACCTGCTAGACTGAAAAGAAAGTTGAGCTCGGCAAGTTCTCAGCTTACGAATGCGACGACTACAAACGAACATGAAAGACCTATTGTGAATCCAGGCGTGGAATATTTAAAGCAGCAAGGATTGGACTTATTATTAGATTATGACATTTTATTAACGACCAATAGGATTTCAAAGCAGCTAACTATTAACCATGAGTTAGGTCCCTTATTAGATTggataaaagaaaacaatacTTACTTGAAGAATACTTCGTCAACCTTGGAGTTTGAGGCAAGATTTCAAGAGTATATAGAATATGTCAAAGTGGAAGACTATACAAGAGCTATCGTGTGCTTTCAAAAGTATTTGGTTAAGTTTTTATACTTAAATCCGGTGGATTTACAATTAGCGGCTGGTCTTTTGGTATTTATCAAAACATGCAAGTCTAATATGTCATCTTATATTCCTACTCCAAATGCTGACGATTTGATGAAACAACAATCAGTGCTGCAAGCTAAAGAAGACTGTTGGtcattcttttttttacaATTGCCTAATAGTTCTAAGAAGAATACGAAAACAGATATTAATGTGAAGGCTAATTCCCTGACGAATACTTTGGATATTAAACGTTACATGGAGTTGCTTGATGATAAGAGGTGGGATCGGTTGAATGAAATGTTCTTGAAGGCTTACTATTCCATGTATGGAATATCATATCATGATCCTCtattaatttatttatcCCTAGGAATTTCTTCATTGAAAACCAAGGACTGTTTGCATGAACAAAAGGCTTTTGTTTCTCCTGATAGTGGACTATCTCATTATTTGAGTACTGAAGTTCTACGAAATAATTGCCCTGTTTGTAGTTCAGAGTTCGCCCCCATCGCTGAAAAACTACCTTATGCACATCAAGTCCAATCTAGGTTATTTGAAAACCCTGTAATGTTACCAAGTGGTAATGTGTATGATGCTgagaaattaaaaactttagCGCAGACTCTAAGGAAGCGAAACTTGGTTGTGttaaatgaagatgagaTCTTAGATCCAATAGCTGGAAACACCTATACACTAAATGAATTTATTACTATGTACCCCACTTAA
- the NCE103 gene encoding carbonate dehydratase NCE103 (similar to Ashbya gossypii ADL226C), with the protein MTYTTSALPFSLSADSNIKDILEANAKWRKRMQDQFPTLFGLNAQGQSPHTLFIGCCDSRYNETCLGVIPGEAFTYRSIANIIDPADTGYLAIIEFAVNVMKVNKVVICGHTDCGGIKTCLMHKDPTASAASPPKLSTNNITKHLQDIDDLYYEHKDAIVSLDADKQILHLAIANVRKQYLKILQNPTVQSAVQQSRLQVYTMLYHVDSGALQVVNT; encoded by the coding sequence ATGACTTATACTACATCCGCTTTACCTTTCTCTCTATCCGCAGACTCGAACATCAAAGATATTCTAGAGGCAAACGCTAAATGGAGAAAAAGAATGCAGGATCAATTTCCGACCCTATTCGGTCTCAATGCGCAGGGTCAATCCCCCCACACATTGTTCATAGGCTGCTGTGACTCACGTTACAATGAGACTTGTTTAGGCGTCATACCAGGTGAAGCATTCACCTACAGGAGCATTGCCAACATCATTGATCCTGCGGATACTGGATATTTAGCAATTATAGAATTTGCTGTCAACGTAATGAAAGTTAACAAAGTTGTCATCTGTGGCCACACCGACTGTGGCGGCATTAAGACCTGTCTGATGCATAAGGATCCTACCGCCTCCGCCGCTTCCCCGCCAAAATTGTCCACCAACAACATTACAAAACATCTTCAAGACATCGATGATCTGTATTACGAACACAAAGACGCCATTGTGTCGTTAGACGCCGACAAGCAGATTTTGCACTTAGCTATCGCAAATGTTCGAAAACAATACCTTAAAATTTTGCAAAATCCGACTGTCCAAAGTGCCGTGCAACAGAGCCGTCTACAGGTCTACACGATGCTCTACCATGTTGATTCAGGCGCCCTGCAGGTAGTGAACACctaa